In Terriglobia bacterium, the following proteins share a genomic window:
- a CDS encoding aminotransferase class I/II-fold pyridoxal phosphate-dependent enzyme — translation MSAAVAATTNFPAGMLTWAEPAREPQPGGPILLNSNENAYGPLPDVLTLPNPFRDANRYPDSSADALVAKLAKMHKVKPEQIVLGCGSTEILKLAAAAFTGPGRKLITANPTFEALWSYAQVTKAEVAKVDLTTTFAHHLAAMAEEAAKNGGLVYICNPNNPTASLTPRRGLENFIRELPKNVYVLMDEAYHDFVTVSGDYISFIDTPMDDDRVIVARTFSKIYGMAGLRMGYAVATPKTAKLLAEQKQQDSVNIFALRCALKSLESEDDHQMAVMRNANDRQEFMLQAAKRKLHVIPSWCNFVMMNTQRPVKTVIDHFVKNNIRIGRPFPPMDTFARISLGTPEQMKAFWAAWDRLPKA, via the coding sequence GTGTCTGCCGCGGTCGCTGCCACCACCAACTTTCCCGCCGGCATGCTCACCTGGGCGGAACCGGCGCGCGAGCCGCAGCCGGGCGGTCCCATCCTGCTGAACAGCAATGAGAACGCCTACGGGCCGCTGCCGGACGTGCTGACTTTGCCGAATCCGTTTCGCGACGCCAACCGCTATCCGGACTCGAGCGCCGATGCGCTGGTGGCCAAGCTGGCCAAGATGCACAAAGTCAAGCCGGAGCAGATCGTGCTGGGTTGCGGCTCCACGGAGATCCTCAAGCTGGCGGCGGCCGCCTTCACCGGCCCGGGCAGAAAGCTGATCACCGCCAACCCCACGTTTGAAGCGCTGTGGTCGTATGCCCAGGTAACGAAGGCGGAAGTCGCCAAGGTGGACCTGACCACTACGTTCGCGCACCATCTTGCGGCCATGGCCGAGGAAGCGGCGAAGAATGGCGGCCTGGTCTACATATGCAATCCCAACAATCCCACGGCCAGCCTCACGCCGCGGCGCGGCCTGGAAAACTTTATTCGCGAGCTGCCCAAGAACGTTTACGTGCTTATGGATGAGGCTTATCACGATTTTGTCACGGTGTCCGGGGACTACATTTCTTTCATCGACACGCCCATGGACGACGACCGCGTGATTGTGGCCCGCACTTTCTCCAAGATATACGGCATGGCGGGGTTGCGCATGGGTTACGCCGTGGCCACGCCCAAGACAGCCAAGCTGCTGGCAGAGCAAAAACAGCAGGACAGCGTCAACATTTTTGCTCTGCGCTGCGCGCTGAAGTCGCTGGAGAGTGAAGACGATCATCAGATGGCGGTGATGCGCAACGCCAATGACCGCCAGGAATTCATGCTCCAGGCGGCCAAACGCAAGCTGCACGTGATCCCCTCATGGTGCAACTTTGTGATGATGAACACCCAGCGGCCGGTGAAGACGGTGATTGATCACTTTGTGAAGAACAACATCCGCATTGGACGCCCCTTCCCACCGATGGATACGTTCGCCCGCATCTCGCTGGGGACGCCGGAGCAGATGAAGGCCTTCTGGGCGGCCTGGGACAGGTTGCCGAAGGCCTAA
- a CDS encoding PadR family transcriptional regulator: MSLLSKTSKSEPTEKWEAQLRKGCLDLAILASLWNQRLYGLEILRVLEQNSRLVVAEGTVYPILSRLKEDGLLQSEWVEADAGHPRKYYWLTAAGRQKIVSMAHFWNGFAASLNQLLQPVLDGKDDKGGRS, from the coding sequence ATGTCTTTGCTTAGCAAAACGTCGAAATCCGAGCCCACGGAAAAGTGGGAAGCCCAGCTTCGCAAAGGCTGCCTGGACTTAGCAATCCTGGCAAGCTTATGGAACCAAAGACTTTATGGACTTGAAATCCTTCGGGTGCTGGAGCAGAACTCGCGACTGGTGGTGGCTGAAGGGACGGTCTACCCGATCCTGAGCCGCCTGAAAGAAGACGGTCTCCTTCAATCTGAGTGGGTTGAGGCCGATGCCGGCCATCCCCGCAAATACTACTGGCTGACCGCCGCCGGACGCCAAAAGATCGTTTCCATGGCCCACTTCTGGAACGGCTTTGCCGCCAGCCTCAACCAGCTCCTGCAACCGGTGCTCGACGGAAAGGATGACAAGGGAGGACGCTCATGA
- the pheS gene encoding phenylalanine--tRNA ligase subunit alpha has translation MATYSVPKLEDYSAASLDSAVRDLLAALRQEAESIASENDYKNFRDRWMARKNGVLTQINDLWLKAAPGPAKRDVGARVNQLKTEVEQTVDAAQTRISGSASATRLDAERVDVTLPGIRRPLGAEHPMLATMNEVVNVFRAMGYSVADGPEIETDYFNFEALNFPPNHPARDTQDTLFVAGQEKKAQRDRLLLRTHTSPVQIRSMMATPPPIRVVIPGKVHRADTADATHSPIFHQVEGLAVDTNITFCDLKGTLDHAMKSLFGSNVKTRFFPSFFPFTEPSADVSITCFKCGGKGCRLCKMSGWIELLGCGMVDPNVFKFVESNGYDAQKISGFAFGMGVERITMLKYGIDDIQLFYQGDVRFLEQFA, from the coding sequence ATGGCGACTTACAGCGTTCCAAAACTCGAGGATTATTCAGCGGCGTCACTGGACAGCGCCGTCCGCGACCTGCTGGCCGCCCTTCGCCAGGAAGCGGAATCCATCGCCAGCGAGAACGACTACAAGAATTTTCGCGACCGCTGGATGGCCCGCAAGAACGGCGTCCTTACCCAGATCAACGATCTTTGGCTGAAAGCCGCTCCGGGTCCGGCGAAACGCGACGTCGGCGCGCGGGTCAATCAGCTCAAGACTGAAGTCGAGCAGACGGTGGACGCGGCGCAGACGCGCATCTCCGGCTCGGCCTCCGCGACGCGTTTGGACGCCGAACGCGTTGACGTCACTCTCCCCGGCATTCGTCGCCCGCTGGGCGCTGAGCACCCCATGCTGGCGACGATGAACGAAGTCGTGAACGTCTTCCGCGCCATGGGCTACTCCGTAGCGGACGGTCCGGAGATCGAGACCGATTACTTCAATTTTGAAGCGCTGAATTTTCCCCCGAACCATCCGGCGCGCGATACGCAGGACACATTGTTCGTCGCCGGGCAGGAGAAGAAGGCGCAGCGCGACCGCCTGCTGCTGCGCACGCACACCTCGCCGGTGCAAATTCGCTCCATGATGGCCACGCCGCCGCCGATCCGCGTGGTGATTCCCGGCAAGGTCCACCGCGCGGACACCGCGGACGCCACCCACTCGCCCATTTTTCACCAGGTGGAGGGCCTGGCCGTGGACACCAACATCACCTTCTGCGACCTGAAGGGCACGCTGGACCACGCCATGAAATCGCTGTTCGGGTCGAACGTAAAGACGCGGTTCTTCCCCTCGTTCTTCCCTTTCACCGAGCCGAGCGCCGACGTGTCCATCACCTGCTTCAAATGCGGCGGCAAAGGCTGCCGCCTGTGCAAGATGAGCGGCTGGATTGAGCTGCTGGGCTGCGGCATGGTGGACCCCAACGTCTTCAAGTTCGTGGAGAGCAACGGTTACGACGCGCAGAAGATCTCGGGCTTCGCCTTCGGCATGGGCGTGGAGCGCATCACCATGCTCAAGTACGGGATTGATGATATTCAGCTGTTCTATCAGGGTGATGTGAGGTTCCTGGAGCAGTTTGCGTGA
- a CDS encoding GNAT family N-acetyltransferase, with the protein MRWLSAVRKSGKNQETVSPRVQPVLQTERLVIRPFVAADAARLAELAGTRRVADTTVSIPHPYSPEQALDDIHKYNEEFQLGSGAYFAIALREAPQDLIGGALIKSIERPHEQGELGYWIDEAHSGLGYVTEAGHAMLDYAFNLEGLHRVCAYHMVRNAASGNVLARLGMRQEGRLRHMVKKWGEYEDVLLWAILREEFKG; encoded by the coding sequence ATGCGTTGGTTGTCTGCGGTTCGCAAGTCGGGCAAGAACCAGGAGACTGTGAGTCCGCGCGTGCAGCCCGTCCTGCAGACGGAGCGGCTGGTGATACGGCCGTTTGTCGCCGCCGATGCGGCGCGCCTCGCTGAACTCGCCGGCACACGCCGCGTGGCTGACACCACGGTGTCCATTCCGCATCCTTACAGCCCGGAACAGGCGCTGGATGACATTCACAAATACAACGAGGAGTTTCAGCTCGGCTCCGGCGCATACTTTGCTATCGCGCTGCGGGAAGCTCCGCAGGACCTGATTGGCGGCGCGCTCATCAAGTCCATTGAGCGTCCGCACGAGCAGGGAGAACTGGGATACTGGATTGACGAAGCCCACAGCGGACTGGGCTACGTGACCGAAGCCGGCCATGCCATGCTGGACTACGCGTTCAACCTGGAAGGCCTGCACCGCGTGTGCGCCTACCACATGGTGCGCAATGCTGCATCCGGCAACGTGCTGGCCCGCCTGGGCATGAGGCAGGAAGGCCGCTTGCGCCACATGGTAAAGAAGTGGGGCGAATATGAAGACGTGCTGCTGTGGGCGATTTTGCGGGAAGAGTTCAAAGGCTAA
- a CDS encoding phenylalanine--tRNA ligase subunit beta, which produces MRIDPKWLREFVDLKVTETQLADDLTLAGVAVESVKQIDGKMFFEMEIGTNRPDAMCHYGVARECSAIYDLDLKPIAPKLPKAKPAAKPFPIEIQDAEGCKRYTARVIRNVKIAPSPEKILDRLKIDDHGGISNAVDASNYTLMEIGHPTHAFDLDKLEGGKIIVRRARHGESLKTLDGVDRKLEPEDLVIADAVRPVALAGVMGGLDSAISATTKNILIESAWFDPATVRKTARRLGMHTDASHIFERGADWSATLLACDRVAELILATAGGELEGDAVDAVAGHIVRHSLWLRHSEVLRHLGKDIPTDDIRRMFKRLGFAPLKSLAEGVFKGAAFQTKTAEQVEKMREEAKAVAAKLGVKLPEWNLNFEKDLGVELPTWRLDIEREIDLIEEIARIHGYNKFANTLPSFSGGVVELPHAAKEARLRSELLALGYNEAVSPTFISPEEAHAFAQATPVMLANPLSEEQSAMRTSLVPGMLAMLAWNLNRGAEDVRLFETGNVFELKGERANEKKMICLGATGHALESSVHGAGRPYSFFDLKGDVEALLHSFEISALAFTPGAGAYYHPGRCATVTADGQKVATLGQLHQDVAAARKLKQEIYIAEIHLDALFALGLRVARYQPLSKFPAVDRDFSFVFADAMSFEQIQSAAHALNIAEMQSFMPAEIFRGGAVPHGKYSVLLRAQFQSAERTLKDDEVAQWSAQIIRALEAIGGSLRS; this is translated from the coding sequence ATGCGTATCGATCCCAAATGGCTGCGCGAATTCGTCGACCTTAAAGTCACCGAAACCCAACTCGCCGACGATCTCACCCTAGCCGGCGTGGCGGTGGAGTCCGTCAAGCAGATCGACGGGAAAATGTTCTTCGAGATGGAGATCGGCACCAATCGTCCCGACGCCATGTGCCACTACGGCGTGGCGCGCGAGTGCTCGGCCATCTATGACCTTGACCTGAAGCCCATCGCGCCCAAGCTCCCAAAAGCCAAGCCCGCGGCCAAGCCGTTCCCGATTGAAATCCAGGACGCCGAAGGCTGCAAGCGCTACACCGCGCGCGTGATTCGCAACGTGAAGATCGCTCCTTCGCCGGAGAAGATCCTCGATCGCCTGAAGATTGACGACCACGGCGGCATCAGCAATGCCGTGGACGCCAGCAACTACACGCTGATGGAGATCGGCCATCCCACGCACGCCTTTGACCTGGACAAGCTGGAAGGCGGCAAGATCATCGTGCGCCGCGCGCGCCACGGCGAATCGCTGAAGACATTGGACGGCGTGGACCGCAAGCTCGAGCCGGAAGACCTGGTCATCGCCGACGCGGTGCGGCCGGTCGCGCTGGCCGGCGTGATGGGCGGACTGGATTCGGCGATATCGGCCACCACGAAAAATATTCTGATCGAATCCGCGTGGTTTGATCCGGCCACCGTCCGCAAAACAGCGCGGCGGCTGGGCATGCACACGGACGCGTCGCACATTTTCGAACGCGGCGCGGACTGGAGTGCCACGTTGCTGGCATGCGATCGCGTAGCCGAGTTGATTCTGGCAACCGCCGGCGGCGAACTCGAAGGCGACGCGGTGGACGCCGTTGCCGGACACATTGTCCGCCATTCACTGTGGCTACGCCACAGCGAAGTACTGCGCCACCTGGGCAAGGACATTCCGACCGATGACATTCGCCGCATGTTCAAGCGGCTGGGATTCGCTCCCTTGAAGAGTCTTGCCGAAGGCGTTTTCAAAGGCGCGGCGTTCCAAACCAAGACCGCCGAGCAAGTGGAGAAGATGCGCGAAGAAGCCAAGGCCGTGGCCGCCAAACTCGGGGTGAAGCTGCCGGAATGGAATTTGAATTTCGAGAAAGACCTGGGTGTTGAATTGCCCACCTGGCGTCTGGATATTGAGCGTGAGATTGATCTGATCGAAGAGATCGCGCGCATTCACGGATACAACAAGTTCGCCAACACGTTGCCTTCGTTCTCCGGCGGCGTGGTGGAGTTACCGCATGCGGCCAAAGAAGCGCGCCTGCGTTCCGAGTTGCTGGCTCTGGGCTACAACGAAGCCGTCTCGCCCACGTTCATTTCGCCGGAGGAAGCGCATGCGTTCGCCCAAGCGACCCCGGTGATGCTGGCCAATCCGCTGAGCGAAGAGCAATCCGCCATGCGGACGTCGCTGGTCCCCGGGATGCTGGCGATGCTGGCATGGAACCTGAATCGCGGGGCGGAGGACGTTCGCCTGTTTGAAACAGGCAATGTGTTCGAACTCAAGGGTGAACGCGCCAACGAAAAAAAGATGATCTGCCTGGGCGCTACCGGCCATGCGCTGGAATCCAGCGTGCACGGCGCGGGCCGGCCGTACTCGTTCTTTGACCTCAAGGGCGACGTGGAAGCCCTGCTGCATTCGTTTGAGATTAGCGCGCTGGCGTTCACGCCGGGCGCGGGAGCTTACTACCATCCGGGGCGTTGCGCCACGGTAACTGCCGACGGCCAGAAAGTAGCCACGCTGGGACAGCTTCACCAGGATGTGGCCGCGGCGCGCAAGCTGAAGCAGGAAATCTACATCGCGGAAATCCATCTGGACGCGCTGTTTGCGCTGGGGCTGCGCGTGGCCCGTTACCAGCCACTCTCAAAATTCCCCGCCGTGGACCGCGATTTCTCTTTCGTCTTTGCCGACGCGATGAGCTTTGAGCAGATTCAGTCCGCCGCGCACGCGCTCAATATCGCGGAGATGCAGAGTTTCATGCCGGCGGAAATTTTTCGCGGAGGCGCCGTGCCGCACGGGAAATACTCCGTCCTGCTGCGGGCGCAGTTCCAGTCGGCGGAGCGCACGCTCAAGGACGACGAAGTGGCGCAATGGTCGGCGCAGATTATCAGGGCGCTGGAAGCCATCGGGGGAAGCCTGCGGAGTTAA
- the rplT gene encoding 50S ribosomal protein L20, with product MPRVKRGTKRRQRRKKILERASGYFLTKSKLYRSAKESVERGLKFAYTGRKQKKRQYRAIWIVRIGAAAKANGISYNMFISGLKKAGVELDRKVLADIAVNDPGSFSVLVETAKKANTKAA from the coding sequence ATGCCTCGCGTAAAACGCGGCACAAAACGCCGCCAGCGCCGCAAGAAGATACTGGAGCGCGCCAGTGGTTATTTCCTCACAAAATCAAAACTCTACCGTTCCGCCAAAGAGTCGGTTGAGCGCGGACTGAAGTTCGCCTACACCGGACGCAAGCAGAAGAAGCGCCAGTACCGGGCCATCTGGATCGTGCGCATTGGCGCCGCCGCCAAGGCCAACGGCATCAGCTACAACATGTTCATCAGCGGCCTGAAGAAAGCCGGCGTGGAACTGGACCGCAAAGTCCTGGCGGACATCGCGGTGAATGATCCGGGATCGTTTAGCGTTCTGGTGGAGACGGCCAAGAAAGCCAACACGAAAGCAGCGTAG
- a CDS encoding metal-dependent hydrolase: MFLGHFGLALAAKTVAPKTSFGTALLATEFADVLWPAFLLLGWERVAIAPGITKMTPLDFISYPWSHSLLMDLIWAAGLAAAYFIARRYQAGTWVVFAGVLSHWALDWASHRPDMPLTPWSPQKYGLGLWNSVAGTVVVELAMFFGGLAIYLGCTKSKDRTGQFALWSFVALLLVIWVGATFGPPPPNLNAIKFSGVALWLTIPWAYWIDRKRESKP, translated from the coding sequence ATGTTTCTTGGACACTTTGGACTCGCGCTCGCCGCGAAAACGGTTGCTCCGAAGACTTCTTTCGGCACGGCGCTGCTGGCCACCGAATTCGCCGACGTCCTCTGGCCCGCGTTTCTGCTCCTGGGATGGGAGCGGGTGGCCATCGCCCCAGGCATCACCAAGATGACGCCGCTCGACTTTATCTCTTACCCCTGGTCGCACAGCTTGCTCATGGATTTGATATGGGCCGCCGGGTTAGCCGCGGCGTACTTCATCGCCCGGCGCTACCAGGCAGGAACGTGGGTGGTGTTCGCCGGCGTGCTGAGCCACTGGGCGCTGGACTGGGCATCGCACCGTCCGGACATGCCGCTGACGCCGTGGTCGCCACAAAAGTACGGCCTGGGATTGTGGAATTCGGTGGCCGGGACAGTCGTGGTGGAGTTGGCGATGTTCTTCGGCGGGTTGGCGATTTATCTGGGTTGCACCAAATCCAAAGATCGCACCGGACAATTTGCCTTGTGGAGTTTTGTTGCGCTGCTGCTGGTAATCTGGGTGGGCGCAACGTTCGGTCCGCCGCCACCGAACCTGAACGCCATCAAGTTCAGCGGCGTGGCCCTGTGGCTGACGATTCCCTGGGCGTACTGGATTGATAGGAAGAGAGAAAGCAAACCTTGA
- a CDS encoding cupin domain-containing protein, whose protein sequence is MKRSFYLTLALLGLICLLGRQMTMTAKAASESKHAYSPDAMQYGPAPAFVPPGAQLTVLEGDPMASTGDYTVRLKMPDGYKIAPHWHPKRENVTVISGTFKVGMGDSFDEGSMMTFPAGSFAFLDPDMHHFAKASGEVVVQIHGMSPVQFNYVNPQDDPSRKK, encoded by the coding sequence ATGAAACGCAGTTTTTACCTGACCCTGGCTCTTCTGGGATTGATCTGTCTCCTGGGCCGGCAGATGACGATGACCGCAAAAGCAGCTTCCGAGAGCAAGCACGCCTACAGTCCTGACGCGATGCAATATGGCCCGGCGCCGGCCTTCGTGCCTCCGGGCGCGCAACTCACCGTGCTGGAAGGCGACCCCATGGCTTCCACGGGTGATTACACCGTCCGCCTGAAAATGCCAGACGGATACAAGATCGCCCCGCACTGGCATCCCAAGCGCGAGAACGTGACCGTGATCTCCGGGACCTTCAAAGTTGGCATGGGAGACAGTTTTGACGAAGGCAGCATGATGACCTTCCCCGCCGGCAGCTTTGCTTTTCTCGATCCGGACATGCACCACTTCGCCAAGGCCAGCGGTGAGGTCGTGGTCCAGATCCACGGCATGTCCCCTGTCCAGTTCAATTACGTAAACCCTCAGGACGATCCCAGCCGGAAGAAATAG
- a CDS encoding winged helix-turn-helix domain-containing protein translates to MPHSKTAIGEVELDLGRYELRRLGRRVKLEKKPMELLIFLVGRRERLVSRQDIVAKLWQSDLFVDTERNINNIVRKIRRALGDDPAKPRFLETVVGKGYRFIGPIRVIDAHYPQTDLPGGKRGAASAAEHTVWAADRLSLAVLPLRLAGNSTDDSGLSLGFTDALVTRLGNLPGVDVLPISAVLNVPATAAPAEVAARFGVRFVVHGALQIAKTQSRLWVEMYDAHLQSTCLTRRCELDVNSLFELKDDIAARIAGALNRPLGESAVQIRARYSKDPLAYTQFMQGYRHSSSGDPRLLEEATEHLMNAVARDPGFALAHAVLSLVCAARHFEFDPSRTWLEKAEFHCERSLELDSNLPEGHVAKAFLLWGPSKNFQHLEAIAELKRALALQKNLPHAYNRMGTILAHIGLLDQARTMYEMGSAFDPRKAVSHSIVQAYIWNGDYELAREELHKWRTENPANKYAVYFAPYLAMLNNQWEEAKSLFDEAMALMGEDPLIVSLQGVMHAMQGRSEEALACMSRACANPKSFGHAHHTHYQIACILSLLGRPEAALEWLERSVDTGFACWPFFLKDPCLKNFRSLPQFELLVSSLQGKYPDHLGLL, encoded by the coding sequence ATGCCGCATTCCAAAACCGCAATTGGCGAGGTTGAACTCGACCTGGGCCGCTACGAACTTCGCCGCCTGGGCCGCCGGGTGAAACTCGAAAAGAAGCCCATGGAGCTGCTGATCTTTCTGGTGGGCCGGCGCGAGCGGCTGGTTTCACGCCAGGACATTGTCGCCAAGCTATGGCAGTCCGACCTGTTTGTTGACACCGAGCGCAACATCAACAACATCGTGCGGAAGATCCGCAGGGCGCTGGGCGACGATCCGGCCAAGCCGCGCTTCCTGGAAACGGTTGTAGGCAAAGGCTACCGGTTCATCGGGCCTATACGTGTGATTGACGCCCATTACCCGCAGACTGATCTGCCCGGTGGCAAGCGCGGTGCCGCGTCGGCGGCGGAGCATACCGTCTGGGCGGCAGACCGCCTGTCCCTGGCCGTGCTGCCGCTGCGTCTTGCCGGCAACAGCACGGACGACAGCGGGCTTAGCCTGGGTTTTACAGACGCGTTGGTTACGCGGCTGGGAAATCTGCCGGGCGTTGATGTTCTCCCCATCTCCGCGGTCCTGAATGTCCCGGCCACGGCGGCGCCCGCGGAGGTTGCGGCGCGGTTCGGGGTCCGCTTTGTGGTCCACGGCGCGCTGCAAATCGCCAAGACGCAATCCCGTCTTTGGGTGGAAATGTACGACGCGCATTTGCAAAGCACATGCCTCACGCGGCGCTGCGAACTTGACGTCAATTCCCTGTTCGAACTCAAGGACGACATCGCGGCACGAATCGCCGGCGCATTGAACCGTCCGCTGGGCGAGTCCGCGGTGCAGATTCGCGCCCGTTACAGCAAAGACCCGCTGGCTTATACCCAGTTCATGCAGGGCTACCGGCACAGCTCTTCGGGCGATCCCCGGCTTCTGGAAGAGGCCACCGAGCATTTGATGAACGCGGTGGCTCGCGATCCGGGCTTTGCCCTGGCCCACGCGGTCCTGTCTTTGGTATGCGCGGCGCGCCATTTCGAGTTTGATCCCAGCCGGACCTGGCTGGAGAAGGCTGAATTTCACTGCGAACGCTCCCTGGAACTCGATTCCAATCTGCCCGAAGGACACGTGGCCAAGGCTTTTCTGCTCTGGGGGCCATCGAAAAACTTCCAGCACCTGGAAGCCATTGCCGAACTGAAGCGCGCTCTGGCCTTGCAGAAGAATTTGCCTCACGCTTACAACCGCATGGGGACCATCCTTGCCCATATCGGGCTGCTGGACCAGGCCCGCACCATGTACGAGATGGGCAGCGCTTTTGATCCGCGAAAAGCCGTCAGCCACAGCATCGTGCAGGCATACATTTGGAACGGCGACTACGAGTTGGCGCGGGAAGAGCTGCACAAATGGCGGACGGAGAATCCTGCCAACAAATACGCTGTTTATTTTGCCCCTTATCTGGCGATGTTGAACAACCAATGGGAAGAGGCGAAGAGCTTGTTTGACGAAGCAATGGCCCTAATGGGGGAAGATCCACTGATCGTCAGCCTGCAAGGTGTGATGCACGCGATGCAGGGCAGATCAGAAGAGGCCCTGGCGTGTATGAGCCGGGCGTGTGCGAACCCAAAATCTTTTGGACACGCCCACCACACCCACTACCAGATCGCCTGCATTCTTTCCCTGCTTGGCCGGCCGGAGGCGGCGCTGGAATGGCTGGAACGCAGTGTTGATACCGGATTCGCATGTTGGCCGTTCTTTCTCAAAGACCCTTGTCTGAAAAACTTTCGCAGCCTTCCGCAGTTTGAGCTTCTGGTGAGTTCACTGCAGGGCAAGTATCCCGATCACTTGGGGTTGCTGTAG